Proteins encoded by one window of Candidatus Binatia bacterium:
- a CDS encoding isochorismatase family protein: MAYGPEAALIVVDVQNDFADPKGALYVRGGEDVVPVANREIRRAREAGAVVVYTQDWHPESTPHFEKDGGIWPVHCVQGSWGAELHPELLRVEAISVKSGANGTDGYSAFRERHPLTGEETDTGLADQLRARGVKRVVVLGLATDYCVRATALDAVREGFATTVLREGVRPVDRQPGDGERALEEMRQAGIEVS; this comes from the coding sequence GTGGCATACGGGCCAGAAGCGGCGCTGATCGTGGTCGACGTCCAGAACGATTTCGCCGACCCGAAGGGCGCGCTGTACGTGCGCGGCGGCGAGGACGTCGTCCCGGTCGCGAACCGCGAGATCCGCCGCGCGCGCGAGGCCGGCGCCGTCGTGGTCTACACCCAGGACTGGCACCCCGAGAGCACGCCGCACTTCGAGAAGGACGGCGGCATCTGGCCGGTGCACTGCGTGCAGGGGTCGTGGGGCGCGGAGCTGCACCCGGAGCTCCTGCGCGTCGAGGCGATCTCGGTGAAGAGCGGTGCGAACGGCACCGACGGCTACTCGGCCTTCCGCGAGCGCCACCCGCTGACCGGCGAGGAGACCGACACCGGGCTCGCCGACCAGCTGCGCGCGCGCGGCGTGAAGCGCGTCGTCGTGCTCGGCCTCGCGACCGACTACTGCGTGCGGGCGACCGCCCTCGACGCGGTCCGCGAGGGCTTCGCCACCACCGTGCTGCGCGAGGGCGTGCGCCCGGTCGACCGCCAGCCCGGCGACGGCGAGCGCGCGCTCGAGGAGATGCGGCAGGCCGGGATCGAGGTTTCGTAG